The proteins below are encoded in one region of Helianthus annuus cultivar XRQ/B chromosome 2, HanXRQr2.0-SUNRISE, whole genome shotgun sequence:
- the LOC110887738 gene encoding peptidoglycan DL-endopeptidase CwlO-like yields MSLIDEPEEDEQVVATEEDPFNVEEHLLFDTEVLETGPTVEVEAEHVVNVEAQKGKDKVIDDIEGDDVDKSTTSSSSSSDEEVKNVEKKVDEVITKNKKLAAENKKVADRERILEMRVKRLEGDNKELLKKIDYDQSEIDILKVKVVELEEEKARRDEQNEYFKLKNKELEAAKAFRDHEFYMLNKVVESMLGTSVEQKFEELQVEELRAERQAKIDEQMKDKGKGIGSSSAVTERSIVPSMVVENPEPISAISGLFEDDTPMDELIGDSDEEDDEEDDNDENVFSASSHGSDNDDDDAQGGIGLKVTEASTEKTVDDLMNDSVNEESGGADRQGESGDAQNVQQAQKLILRLDTYREEGEHFHTYTLEAIKEMTRMVNPDFKFDFEEELNAEFEEELNAFDINQQPEYEYRYVEEADMYDRVEVEDWTEDDESVSEDTSQLPTLLEFFTEENRDEL; encoded by the exons ATGTCTTTGATTGATGAACCTGAAGAAGATGAACAAGTGGTAGCTACGGAAGAAGATCCATTTAATGTTGAAGAACATTTGTTGTTCGATACTGAAGTTTTGGAAACAGGGCCAACTGTGGAAGTTGAAGCTGAGCATGTTGTGAATGTTGAAGCTCAGAAAGGGAAAGATAAAGTTATTGATGACATTGAGGGAGATGATGTTGATAAGAGCACAACAAGTTCCTCGAGTTCTTCAGATGAAGAA GTCAagaatgttgaaaagaaagttgatgaagTGATTACTAAAAACAAGAAATTAGCTGCTGAAAACAAGAAAGTTGCAGATCGTGAAAGAATTCTAGAAATGCGTGTGAAGAGGTTGGAGGGTGATAACAAAGAGTTGTTGAAGAAGATTGATTATGATCAGTCAGAGATAGATATCTTGAAGGTGAAAGTTGTTGAGCTTGAGGAAGAAAAAGCTCGGCGAGATGAACAAAATGAATACTTCAAGTTAAAGAACAAAGAGCTTGAAGCAGCTAAAGCGTTCAGAGATCATGAATTCTATATGCTGAATAAAGTAGTCGAAAGTATGCTCGGAACGTCTGTAGaacaaaagtttgaagagctgcAAGTTGAAGAGCTCAGGGCAGAACGTCAAGCTAAAATTGATGAACAGATGAAAGACAAAGGCAAAGGCATTGGAAGTAGTTCTGCAGTGACTGAGAGATCGATTGTTCCCTCAATGGTTGTTGAAAATCCTGAACCTATCTCTGCAATATCtggtctgtttgaggatgatacacCTATGGACGAGTTAATTGGTGATAGTGATGAGGAGGATGACGAGGAAGATGACAATGATGAGAATGTATTTTCTGCGAGCAGTCATGGTTCTGACAACGATGACGATGATGCTCAGGGTGGTATAGGGTTGAAAGTTACTGAGGCTTCCACTGAAAAGActgttgatgatttgatgaacgATTCAGTGAATGAAGAATCAGGGGGAGCTGATAGACAGGGGGAGTCAGGTGATGCACAGAATGTTCAACAAGCTCAGAAGTTGATTCTGAGATTGGATACTTATCGTGAAGAAGGAGAGCATTTCCATACTTACACGTTGGAAGCAATTAAAGAAATGACTCGCATGGTGAATCCTGACTTTAAGTTCGATTTTGAAGAAGAACTGAACGCCGAGTTTGAAGAAGAGTTGAATGCCTTTGACATCAATCAACAGCCTGAGTACGAGTATAGGTATGTTGAAGAGGCTGACATGTATGATAGAGTTGAAGTTGAAGATTGGACTGAAGATGATGAGAGTGTTAGTGAAGATACTTCACAGTTGCCAACACTGTTGGAATTCTTTACAGAGGAGAATCGTGATGAACTATGA